One genomic region from Leptolyngbyaceae cyanobacterium JSC-12 encodes:
- a CDS encoding Archaeal ATPase (IMG reference gene:2510096323~PFAM: Archaeal ATPase) gives MPLDVASFFKACNPALPLSYSNSQDRQYYIDFATVRGSNHIRELKRTIALLPNEWTCQLFTGHVGCGKSTELRRLKAELEEMGFYVVYFESSEFLDMSDVDVTDILLAIAHQVSASLEANQIWLKPEYFVRLFQEISEILQTPIELSGVEFSVGISKITARTKDSPRLRSQLRQFMEPRTNGILKAMNDELLGRAIAELQRRGQQGLVVIIDNLDRVDARQLQTGRTQPEYLFIDRGDQLSKLNCHLVYTIPLALIFSNENETLRQRFGGGVAPKVLPMIPVRTRSHHPYAEGIHLLRHMVLARAFPGVEPAKRFDHVSQVFDNLETLDRLCLVSGGHVRNLLGLVRNCIQQSDPPFPRQIVEQVIRSQRDSLARAIDDEEWKLICQVVNQQNVKGEIEYQMLLRSMFVFEYQDTQGTWFGINPVLAETTKYQTWLMEATTE, from the coding sequence ATGCCCCTTGACGTTGCCAGTTTCTTCAAAGCCTGTAACCCTGCTCTGCCGTTGTCTTACAGCAATTCGCAGGATCGACAGTATTACATTGACTTTGCGACAGTTCGAGGCAGCAATCATATTCGGGAACTGAAGCGCACGATCGCATTACTGCCCAATGAATGGACTTGCCAGTTATTTACTGGGCATGTAGGGTGTGGCAAATCTACTGAATTGCGCCGACTGAAAGCAGAACTAGAAGAGATGGGTTTTTATGTCGTCTACTTCGAGTCCAGCGAGTTTCTGGATATGTCTGACGTGGATGTGACAGATATTTTGCTCGCGATCGCGCATCAAGTGAGTGCCAGCCTGGAAGCCAACCAAATTTGGTTGAAACCAGAGTACTTTGTACGGTTGTTTCAAGAAATTAGTGAAATTCTGCAAACTCCGATTGAACTGTCTGGGGTGGAATTTTCTGTTGGCATTAGCAAAATTACGGCTCGCACGAAGGACAGCCCCCGCTTGCGTAGCCAACTCCGCCAATTTATGGAACCCCGCACCAATGGCATTCTGAAAGCCATGAATGACGAATTGCTAGGACGCGCGATCGCTGAATTGCAGCGCCGAGGGCAGCAAGGGCTAGTCGTGATTATTGATAATCTGGATCGAGTCGATGCCCGGCAACTTCAGACTGGACGCACCCAGCCAGAATATTTATTCATCGACCGGGGTGATCAGCTTTCTAAACTCAACTGTCACCTGGTTTATACGATTCCTTTAGCTCTGATTTTCTCAAACGAGAATGAAACGCTGCGGCAGCGATTTGGCGGCGGAGTTGCACCCAAAGTTCTGCCCATGATCCCAGTCCGCACTCGCAGCCATCACCCCTACGCTGAAGGAATCCATCTATTGCGGCATATGGTGCTGGCACGGGCGTTTCCTGGTGTGGAACCAGCGAAACGGTTTGATCACGTTTCTCAAGTATTTGACAATCTGGAAACCCTTGATCGCCTCTGTTTAGTCAGCGGTGGGCATGTTCGGAACCTATTGGGGTTGGTACGAAACTGCATTCAGCAGAGTGACCCACCCTTTCCACGACAGATTGTTGAGCAGGTTATCCGCAGTCAGCGAGATTCTCTTGCTCGTGCGATTGATGATGAGGAATGGAAACTAATTTGCCAGGTCGTGAATCAACAGAATGTAAAAGGCGAAATTGAGTATCAGATGCTGCTCCGGAGTATGTTTGTGTTTGAGTATCAAGACACTCAAGGAACCTGGTTTGGCATTAATCCTGTACTGGCGGAAACAACAAAATACCAGACATGGCTGATGGAGGCTACGACAGAATAG
- a CDS encoding putative membrane-associated protein (IMG reference gene:2510096324~PFAM: SNARE associated Golgi protein) — MSEMISVWIENTMTSMGYWGIGLLMFLENLFPPIPSELIMPLAGFTIAKGKMEFAPAVFAGVVGTVLGAFPWYFAGKFIGEPRLRHLADRYGKWLTLSGRDIDKANSWFTRHGIRAVFFCRLVPGVRTLISLPAGLNEMPLFTFTLFSTLGTTLWVVFLTFLGLKLGENYALVDVWLAPLSKIILLGILLAFGVWIWKRRTSRMRRRKSGL, encoded by the coding sequence ATGTCTGAAATGATTTCTGTTTGGATTGAAAACACAATGACTTCGATGGGGTACTGGGGCATTGGGCTACTGATGTTTCTAGAAAATTTGTTTCCGCCGATTCCTTCTGAACTGATCATGCCATTAGCTGGCTTTACCATTGCAAAAGGAAAAATGGAATTTGCCCCTGCTGTATTCGCTGGGGTCGTAGGGACAGTGCTCGGTGCATTTCCCTGGTATTTTGCAGGCAAGTTCATCGGCGAACCCCGGCTCAGACATCTGGCTGATCGTTATGGTAAGTGGTTAACCCTATCAGGACGGGACATTGATAAAGCCAACAGTTGGTTTACTCGTCACGGAATTAGAGCCGTATTCTTCTGTCGCTTAGTGCCCGGTGTACGGACATTAATTTCGCTTCCGGCAGGGTTGAATGAAATGCCGTTGTTCACCTTCACGCTGTTTTCCACCCTGGGTACAACGCTTTGGGTGGTTTTTTTAACGTTTCTCGGGCTGAAGTTGGGTGAAAATTATGCTCTGGTTGACGTGTGGCTAGCGCCTCTCTCCAAGATTATCCTTTTGGGTATCCTTTTAGCATTTGGAGTATGGATCTGGAAGCGGAGAACATCGAGGATGCGGCGGCGGAAAAGTGGTTTGTAG
- a CDS encoding ABC-type multidrug transport system, ATPase and permease component (IMG reference gene:2510096325~PFAM: ABC transporter transmembrane region; ABC transporter): MKDRDRYLKLFAYIRPQTQTILQALICTLIFTAMWPVLAWLAGGIAEPIARGQVLAIGRMAGIGALIFLAQKIAQYGQDTLMAKAALAIAFKLRTQVYAHLQRLSLSYFETAQSGDLAYRMTEDIDRIGEVINKVFHQFLPSVLQLIVVLGYMVYLNWQLTVTTLVIAPVMAALIAWFGERIRTLSYRSQSRISNLSALLVEVFSGMRLVQAFAAEDYTLERFSREAERNRLARYRTEKLKAIQSPVVGFLEAISLLLLLLLGGWQVSQNNLTGSQFVSYLAAVVMLIDPISLLTSNYNEFKQGEASIDRVFELLAMQPTVVEHPDAISLPPVTGKVEYQNVEFAYHPDQPVLKRLNLLALPGEAIALVGHSGSGKTTLANLLPRFYDPQQGKIFIDGINIRDVTLRSLRRQIGIVPQETILFSGTIAQNIAFGQNHVDADAIQEAAKIANAHQFIIQFPDGYNTWVGERGVNLSGGQRQRLAIARAVLLNPRILILDEATSALDSESEALVQEALERVMRNRTVFIIAHRLATVRRADRILVLEHGHVVESGTHTELLNHGGRYARFYAQQFQERL, translated from the coding sequence TTGAAAGACCGCGATCGCTACTTGAAGCTTTTTGCTTATATTCGACCTCAGACGCAAACGATTCTTCAAGCCCTAATTTGCACGCTGATTTTTACGGCAATGTGGCCCGTTTTAGCGTGGTTGGCAGGTGGAATTGCAGAACCAATTGCTCGAGGTCAAGTTTTGGCTATTGGGCGCATGGCAGGGATTGGAGCCTTAATTTTTTTGGCGCAGAAAATTGCCCAATATGGCCAGGATACACTCATGGCAAAGGCTGCTTTAGCGATCGCATTCAAACTACGCACCCAGGTTTATGCTCACCTGCAACGTCTTAGCCTCAGCTATTTTGAAACTGCACAAAGTGGCGATCTTGCCTACCGAATGACTGAAGATATCGACCGGATTGGAGAAGTCATCAATAAAGTATTCCACCAGTTTCTTCCCAGTGTGTTGCAGTTGATCGTCGTCCTAGGCTATATGGTGTACCTCAACTGGCAATTAACTGTGACAACGCTTGTAATCGCGCCCGTGATGGCAGCATTGATTGCCTGGTTTGGAGAGCGCATTCGGACGTTGTCGTATCGCAGTCAGAGCCGAATCTCGAATCTATCTGCGTTACTGGTTGAGGTCTTTAGTGGGATGCGATTGGTTCAGGCATTTGCCGCGGAAGATTACACCCTGGAGCGGTTTAGCCGCGAAGCAGAGCGGAATCGGTTGGCGCGATACCGTACTGAGAAGCTTAAGGCAATTCAGTCGCCTGTAGTGGGCTTCTTAGAAGCGATCTCTCTGTTGCTCTTGTTGCTTCTGGGTGGGTGGCAAGTGTCGCAGAATAATCTCACAGGCAGCCAGTTCGTCAGTTATCTGGCAGCAGTAGTGATGTTGATTGACCCTATCTCTCTACTCACTAGTAACTATAACGAGTTCAAGCAGGGAGAAGCCTCGATTGACCGGGTGTTTGAACTGTTGGCTATGCAACCAACTGTGGTTGAGCATCCTGATGCAATTAGCCTACCGCCCGTAACGGGGAAAGTGGAGTATCAAAATGTGGAGTTTGCCTATCATCCAGATCAACCAGTGCTCAAGCGCTTAAATTTATTGGCACTGCCAGGAGAAGCGATCGCCTTGGTGGGGCATTCTGGCTCTGGCAAAACTACCCTGGCAAATCTCTTGCCTCGCTTTTACGATCCACAGCAGGGGAAAATTTTCATTGACGGAATCAATATTCGAGATGTGACCCTCCGCAGTTTGCGCCGTCAGATTGGCATTGTGCCCCAAGAAACAATTTTGTTTTCTGGCACAATTGCACAAAATATTGCCTTTGGGCAAAATCATGTGGATGCAGATGCCATTCAGGAAGCAGCCAAAATCGCTAATGCTCACCAGTTCATCATTCAATTTCCAGATGGGTACAACACTTGGGTCGGAGAACGTGGAGTGAATTTGTCTGGCGGGCAACGACAGCGTTTAGCGATCGCCCGTGCCGTTTTGCTCAACCCTCGTATTCTCATCCTGGATGAAGCCACCTCCGCCCTCGATTCCGAATCAGAAGCCCTGGTGCAGGAAGCTCTAGAGCGAGTCATGCGAAACCGCACAGTCTTTATCATTGCTCATCGGCTGGCAACGGTTCGTCGGGCAGATCGCATTCTCGTGTTAGAGCATGGGCATGTGGTTGAGTCTGGCACCCATACTGAATTGCTGAATCATGGTGGACGCTATGCCCGATTCTACGCTCAACAGTTTCAGGAACGTTTGTAA
- a CDS encoding DNA protecting protein DprA (IMG reference gene:2510096326~PFAM: DNA recombination-mediator protein A~TIGRFAM: DNA protecting protein DprA) encodes MVVERAYWVAWSHVNGIGPILLKRLQKHFGTLTDAWNATASELLEVEGFGLLTADAVVAERRKLEPELLLQQHERDNPRFWTPADRDYPRLLLEIPDPPPVLYYHGIVDPQALAGLTPMVAIVGTRTPSEYGKRWTQRITRLLVEHGFTVVSGMAEGIDTEVHRSCLAAKGRTIAVLGCGTDVIYPWSNRKLHQHIRQVGLILSEHPAGTKPDRIFFPRRNRIIAGLCRATLVMEAGEKSGGLITAHYANEYGRDVYALPGSLDNPRAIGCLKLISKGAHPILEDELLEMLGMLPTLDISPTQPIQTRLPVNLEPEWEQILQSLEKLSQAGDAVPFDYLVQTTGLPTSTVSGVLLQLEMEGLITQMPGMRYKRS; translated from the coding sequence ATGGTAGTAGAACGCGCTTATTGGGTTGCCTGGTCTCACGTTAATGGCATCGGGCCGATCCTGCTCAAACGGTTACAGAAACACTTTGGGACGTTGACCGATGCCTGGAATGCAACGGCGTCGGAGTTGTTAGAAGTTGAAGGCTTCGGTTTATTGACGGCTGATGCGGTTGTGGCTGAGCGCCGCAAACTTGAGCCAGAACTGCTATTGCAACAGCACGAACGTGATAATCCAAGATTTTGGACACCTGCTGATCGCGATTATCCACGCTTACTGCTGGAAATTCCCGACCCACCGCCAGTACTTTACTATCACGGCATTGTAGACCCCCAGGCACTAGCTGGACTAACGCCAATGGTGGCGATCGTTGGAACTCGCACCCCCTCCGAGTATGGCAAACGTTGGACGCAGCGAATTACCAGATTGCTGGTTGAGCATGGGTTTACAGTCGTATCTGGGATGGCAGAAGGAATTGATACTGAGGTGCATCGAAGCTGTTTAGCGGCAAAGGGACGGACGATCGCGGTTCTGGGCTGTGGCACAGATGTGATTTATCCCTGGTCAAATCGAAAACTGCATCAGCACATCAGGCAGGTTGGCTTGATATTGAGTGAACATCCTGCAGGCACCAAGCCGGATCGCATTTTCTTTCCTCGTCGCAACCGCATCATTGCTGGGCTATGCCGCGCCACTCTAGTGATGGAAGCCGGAGAAAAATCAGGTGGATTGATTACGGCTCATTATGCCAACGAGTATGGACGAGATGTATATGCGCTCCCTGGCAGTTTGGACAATCCCAGAGCGATCGGCTGTTTGAAACTGATCAGCAAAGGTGCCCATCCAATTCTGGAGGATGAACTGTTAGAGATGTTGGGAATGCTACCAACCCTGGATATATCCCCTACTCAACCAATCCAGACTCGCTTGCCAGTTAATCTCGAGCCGGAGTGGGAGCAGATTTTGCAGAGCCTGGAGAAGCTATCTCAAGCGGGGGATGCTGTTCCGTTTGATTACTTAGTGCAAACAACGGGGCTACCCACGAGTACTGTTTCTGGAGTGTTACTTCAACTCGAGATGGAAGGCTTGATAACTCAGATGCCGGGAATGCGTTACAAACGTTCCTGA
- a CDS encoding putative acyltransferase (IMG reference gene:2510096327~PFAM: Acetyltransferase (GNAT) family), with product MNQLTVRLATLPQDLPQIHKIRYLVFQIEQGVDPSLEFDGKDDESEHMLIYQGEKAVGTVRLRPLDADTIKIERLAVLREFRGMGIGRVLMEAVLARLNETQIKTAYMNAQQPVQAFYERFGFEPEGKVFEEAGIPHIRMKKLLR from the coding sequence ATGAATCAATTAACCGTTCGATTGGCTACACTGCCTCAAGATTTGCCTCAAATCCACAAAATTCGTTACCTTGTGTTTCAGATTGAGCAAGGAGTAGATCCATCCCTGGAGTTTGATGGCAAGGATGATGAATCAGAGCACATGCTAATTTATCAGGGTGAGAAAGCTGTGGGTACGGTACGACTGCGACCGCTGGATGCAGACACTATTAAAATTGAGCGCCTTGCGGTACTGCGTGAATTTCGAGGAATGGGGATTGGACGGGTATTGATGGAAGCTGTTTTGGCACGATTGAACGAAACTCAGATTAAAACTGCGTATATGAATGCTCAACAACCTGTGCAAGCATTTTACGAGCGGTTTGGGTTTGAGCCAGAAGGGAAGGTTTTTGAGGAAGCTGGAATTCCTCATATTAGGATGAAAAAGCTGTTGCGCTAG